From the Halodesulfovibrio sp. genome, one window contains:
- a CDS encoding phosphodiester glycosidase family protein, translating to MQLVFHTLQTLSKMIHCRRIILSIVATAVLICGSSLPLKAETSWTTIAKGLALTEIPVDRSGLSSSVITALRISPSEFEFILLMRSKEGDAFTPEQWAMRYNLTALINASMYLPDNSKSTGYMRDKQHVNNGFIHHSFGSFFVANPSKANIPVVDIIDRHQQQHNTLLPNYTTVIQNYRLFSAARTPLWPKKAKETSIAAVAKDTSGNIVFIHCRTPMTVRNFTNRLLDSHLKLVTAMYVEGGPEASMYLKTSDISRTWAGRYIGDFWNTESKQWILPNVLGIRAKTHP from the coding sequence ATGCAGTTAGTATTTCATACCTTACAAACATTATCCAAAATGATTCACTGCCGCCGCATTATACTTTCAATTGTGGCTACGGCAGTGCTTATTTGTGGCTCAAGCTTACCACTCAAAGCTGAAACTAGCTGGACCACTATTGCAAAAGGGCTTGCTCTTACAGAAATTCCCGTTGACCGAAGCGGACTTTCGTCTTCTGTTATTACAGCGCTCAGAATTTCGCCGTCAGAATTTGAATTCATTTTGCTCATGCGCTCCAAAGAAGGTGATGCCTTTACGCCTGAGCAATGGGCAATGCGCTACAATCTTACGGCGCTCATCAATGCATCAATGTATCTTCCTGATAACTCGAAGAGCACTGGATACATGCGCGATAAACAGCATGTGAACAACGGGTTTATCCACCACAGCTTCGGGTCTTTTTTTGTTGCCAACCCAAGCAAAGCTAACATTCCTGTTGTTGATATTATTGACAGACACCAACAGCAGCACAACACGCTTTTGCCGAACTACACTACAGTCATCCAGAACTACAGGCTATTTTCTGCTGCACGAACGCCTCTTTGGCCTAAAAAAGCAAAGGAAACATCCATAGCAGCCGTTGCAAAAGATACAAGCGGCAATATCGTGTTTATACACTGTCGTACTCCAATGACGGTAAGAAATTTTACCAATCGGTTACTAGACTCCCATCTAAAGTTAGTCACAGCTATGTATGTAGAAGGTGGACCCGAAGCCAGCATGTATTTAAAAACATCGGATATTTCTCGAACTTGGGCAGGACGGTACATTGGAGATTTTTGGAACACAGAAAGTAAGCAATGGATTTTACCTAATGTCCTCGGCATTCGAGCAAAGACGCACCCATAG
- a CDS encoding zinc ribbon domain-containing protein, giving the protein MPLYDFECQKCKEIFEEIASSDCTSGETCPACGSTDTIRMVSAPSPIPGSGTDRLPSTLMRGGGAKFEKVPVPKKPIPKSTPNCPSGGCGSCPGSSSN; this is encoded by the coding sequence ATGCCTCTGTATGATTTTGAATGTCAAAAATGCAAAGAAATTTTTGAAGAAATAGCTTCTTCCGACTGTACTTCAGGTGAAACATGTCCCGCATGCGGAAGCACAGACACAATTCGCATGGTCAGTGCTCCTAGTCCTATTCCTGGAAGCGGAACCGACCGTCTTCCAAGTACGCTTATGCGAGGTGGTGGCGCTAAATTTGAAAAAGTTCCAGTACCTAAGAAACCTATTCCTAAATCAACACCGAACTGCCCTTCAGGTGGATGTGGTAGCTGTCCCGGAAGTTCTAGTAACTAA